The genomic DNA CCGGGCAAACATCGACGCAGTCCGTGTAACGGCAGCTGATGCAAGATTCGGTGACAACGTGGGTCATAGCGGTCCTATTTATGTTGGTGCGCTGGAATGCGGAGTTGACAACGTGCGGGGCGCCGCCGTGTGTCCGGGGCCGTGGATTGTGCCTGCGGCGATGGCGATCGGCGTCCCCTCCAGCAAAAGCACTGTATTTTAGGGCAATTCGCTCTTTCTCACAATTCAGGCTTAGACACAATACAAATAAGCAAATGCGCGCTGTGGCCGCGCGGGCCGCCGCCCGCGATGGCGGCCGGCACGCCGGTTCAGGCGGCCAGGATGCGCGCCAGCAGCCGTTCCCAGGGCGCGCTGGCGGGACTGCCGTCCTGGATGAACGTCACGCTGTGGCGCCGTCCGTCCGCCTCGACCGTGATGGTCCAGCGCAGCAGGTCGGCGCCGCTGGCCTGGGCCTGCACTGTCGGGCCGGCGGCGCAGAAGCCGCTGGCCGCCAGCGCCGCTTCCAGTGCCGGACCGTCCGCACTGGCGCTGGTATCGACCTCGTGGCGCCGGGTCAGGCCGGCGAAGCCGCCGCTGCCGGTGGCGACGATCTTCACGATGCCTCCTGGCCGACGCCATAATCGGCCGCCGCCAGCGCCTCGCTGCTGGCAGGCGCGCGGCCGCCGCGCACGGCATGGCACCAGCGCGCCAGGGCCAGGCGCTCCTGTTCCAGCACGTCGGCATGGTCGCGGTATTCCGGATGGTTCATCGTGCCGCAGCAGGCGCGCCGGTCCTGCACCGCATCCGGCGCGTCGACGATCGCCGGCGCCAGTTCGGCCTCCGGCGTGCTCCCCGCGTCGACGACAACCTCGCGCAGCGTGAAGCGGTTGCGGATGAAGCCCGCATAGTCGGCCGGCCGGCCGTCGGCCTGAACCAGCTTGAGCATCGCGTTGGCCACGTCGGCATACGTCGCGTTGCGGTCGGGCGCGGCGATCAGCGCGCGCAGGGTCAGCCCGCACAGGTAGGCGCCGACCCGGTGCAGCACGGCCGCGTCGTCCTCCAGGCCGGGGCGGCGCTCGAAGGCGAAGATGTCGGCCAGGATGTCGTAGACGGCGCCGGTGAATACCTGCGAGATCGCATGCACCTCGGTGCCGGTCTGCGACAGGGTCAGGTCGTTGTCGGCGTTGCGCAGGCCGTTGGGGCGGCCCAGCGCCAGGCCGAACTGCTCGGCCATGTCGGCCAGGAAGGTCTTGTCGTGCAGGTCGGCGCGGGTCTGGGCGATGATGGCCTCGACCTGATCCATCTGCGCCAGCGCCAGGAAGATGGCCGTCAGGTCGCCGAACGATTCGTGCAGGCCGCCCGTCTGCGGCGGCGCGGAGGACAGGATCCAGCGCGGCTTCAGGCCGTCGAGCACCGCGTGGCCCGTCTCGTGCGCGACGATGTCGAACGAGCGGCAGGTGTAGATGCGGGCGGCGGCGGCTTCGTTGGTCTGCACGAAATCGCCGAACTTCAGGGCGCGCTCGTTGCGGCTGTAGTAGGCGTTCATCACGTTCGGCAGCCCGTGCGGGTAGACCTGCAGCGGTTCGGTGTCGCTGCCGCTATTCCAGGCCCATGGCACCGGGCCGCCGTCGTGCGCGGCCAGCACGCGCTGGAACATCGTCAGGGTCTGGCGCACGACCGCGAAGGTGTGCACGGCGTCGAACTGGTCGGTATCGGGCGGCACGATGAAGTCGCCGAACGCGTTCGGCGCGACCGGCGCGATGCCGGGCTGGCCGGAGGCGATGCGGGCGTCGCGCGGCCCCTCCAGCAGCACGCCGGGCAGGAAGGCCTTGCGCGTGCCCATGTCCGCCACGGATGGGTCCTGCTTCCACATCAGCACGCGCGCGCCGGGCGGTGGCGCGGCGGCTTGCGGACGCGGCCGCCCGGGCTGCTGGGCCTGGCCGACGATCTTGCGGTGCATGCGGTAGGCCGCCGACGGTGTCGGCACGAATCCGACCGGCAGCGTGGGGACGATGACTTTAAGTTCCATGATGTTCTCCTCGGCCGGCGCGACAGGGCGCGCCTCGGTGCATGGTCGCGCCGAGCGCAGCGAGAATGTTTGATGTGGCACAAGCTTTGGTCCTTGCATTGCCGTCGTACAATGCACTCAACGATTATGGAGACCCTCGTGACCCCCAGCACCATCGATATCGCCGGCGCCGTCCTGTTTGCCATCGCCATCCTGCACACCTTCAGCGCCAAGGTGTTCGAGCGCGTGGCGCAGCGCTTTCCGGCGCATGCCGGCATCTGGCACCTGCTGGGCGAGGTGGAGGTGGTGTTCGGCTTCTGGGCGCTGGTGCTGGTGGTCTTCATCGCGGCGGCGGCAGGGCAGGGCGACGCCATCGCCTACCTGGACAGCCGCAACTTCACGGAACCCCTGTTCGTGTTCGTCATCATGGTGATCGCGGCCACCCGGCCGATCCTGCAATCGACCAAGGCCGCCGTCGCCCTGGCGGCGCGGGCGCTGCCGCTGCCGGGCAGCATGGCGTTCGTGCTGCTGGTGCTGACGGTGGTGCCGCTGCTGGGCTCGTTCATCACCGAGCCGGCCGCGATGACCCTGGGCGCACTGATCCTGGCCGAGCGGCTGTACGCCGGCGGCATTTCGGAACGGCTGAAGTACGCCATCCTGGGCGTGCTGTTCGTCAACGTCTCGATCGGCGGCACCTTGACGCCGTATGCCGCGCCGCCCGTGCTGATGGTGGCCGCCAAATGGCACTGGGACCTGCCGTTCATGCTGGCGCACATCGGCTGGAAGGCGGCGCTGGCCGTGACGGTCAACGCGCTCGGCGTGACGCTGCTGTTCGCGCGTGAGCTGAAGGCGCACCGGCCAGCGCCGGCCGCGCCACAGGAGCGCGTGCCGCTGCCGCTGGTGCTGGTGCACGTGGCGTTCCTGGCCGGTGTCGTCGTGTTCTCGCACCATCCGGCCGTGTTCTTCGGCCTGTTCCTGTTCTTCCTGGGCGTGGCACAGGCCTACGAACGCTTCCAGGACCGGCTGATCCTGCGCGAGGGGCTGCTGGTGGCGTTTTTCCTGGCCGGCCTGGTGGTATTGGGCGGTAAGCAGCAATGGTGGCTGCAGCAGGCCTTGATGAGCATGAGCAGCGACGCCGTCTACTACGGCGCGACGGCGCTGACGGCCATCACGGACAACGCCGCGCTGACCTATCTCGGCTCGCTGGTGGAGGGCTTGAGCGACGAATTCAAGTACGCGCTGGTGACGGGCGCGGTGACGGGCGGCGGCCTGACGGTGATCGCCAACGCGCCCAATCCGGCCGGCATGTCGATCCTGAAGGGTTACTTCGATCTCGAGACGGTATCGGCGCTGGGGTTGTTCCTGGCGGCATTGGCGCCGACCCTGGTAGCGATCGCGGCTTTCCGGCTACTGTAGGGCTGTGGCATCATTGCGCCTTTTACCCAACTCAGCATGATCAATATCATTCAGGAACACAATCTGGCGCCGGACGCGGCCCGCGCGGCGGCGGAACAGGTGGCGCAGAAGCTGGCCAAGGAGTTCGACCTCGTCTGCAACTGGCACGGCGACGTGCTCAAATTCGAGCGCAGCGGCGTGGAGGGTGCGCTGACCTTGCTGCCGCAACAGGCGCAGATGCAGATCAAGCTGGGCATGCTGTACGGGGCGTTCGCGCCGGCCATCCAGAGCAAGGTGGCGGAGAAGATGCGCAAGGTGTTCGCCGCGGCATGAAGCACCGGGGACAGGCACCTTTGTGCGAGTCTCCGACCCGCACAAAGGTGCCTGTCCCCAGGGGTTTATTAGCCCTTCAGTTCCTCGATCAAATCGATGTACTGCTGCTGCGCGTCCTCCTGCGACGTGCCCTTCAGGCCAGCCCAGGCGTCGTACTTGGCGCGGTTGACGAAGTCGGTCATGCCCGGGCGCTCGCCCGTCACGTCGCCGGCCGAGCCCTGCTTGTACAGCGCGTAGATCTTCAGCAGGGTCATGTTGTCCGGACGCTCCGGCAGGTTCTTCGAATCGGCCATGGCCTGGTCGAATTGTGCTTGCAGACTCATTGTGGTCCTCTTGTGGTTGGCGATGCGCCATCATACAAAATCCGCACGAGCGTGCTGTAGAGGACTTGTTCCAAAGTAGAAACCCAAAGGGACAGGCACCTGTCTCAGGGCCTTGATGGCCCTGAGACAGGTGCCTGTCCCCGGTGTTGCAGCCGTAGCGTACTTATTTCTTCTTGGTCGGATTGACGGCCGCCTTCAGCGTGGCGCCAGCCGAGAACTTCGGCGTCTTCGATGCCGCGATCTTGATCGCTTCACCGGTTGCGGGATTGCGGCCTTTGCGAGCAGCGCGCTTGGCGACGGAGAACGTGCCGAACCCGGTGATGCCGACCGTGTCGCCCTTTTTCAGACGTTCGGTAACGATGGCAATCAGGGTGTTCACTGCGTCGTTGGCGGCGGCACCGGACATTTCGGTACGTTTCGCAAATTCTGCAATCAGTTCGCCTTTTTTCATTACTACCTCCTTCGTTAATAGAGGGCGCAGATTAGCATAATATTTGCCGAAAGTAATCCTTTCTCGTGGAACTAACCCATATGGCGACAGGGTTTCCCGAAAATCGGCCCGGATGCGAGCCGACCCGACAAGGGCGCGTCCCGATGCTGCACTGCACAGCCCCGCGAGACGGACGCGGTGCCGGCCCGGCGCGGTGCTAATATGAAGCGGCGTGCGGCAAGTTTGCCGGTGGGACTCATGAGCCCGTCCGGCGTGCCGTGCGCGGTCGCCACACTAACTGGGCGGGGAACGATCATGACCTTTTCCGATGAAACCCTGATGGCGTATGCCGATGGGGAACTGGACGCGGCCACCAGGCACGCCGTCGAAGCGGCCTGCGCGCGCGACGTGGCGCTGGCGCGCCGCGTCGAACATTACAAGATGCGCCGCGCCAACGTGTTTGCCGGCTTTGCGCCGGGGGACGATGGCGGCGGCCAGCGCATGCGGACGATGCGGCAGCCTCGCAGCGCCACCGTGGTCAGCCTGGACGCCGTGCGCGCCCGGCGCGAGGCCTCGCAGCAGGCCGCGCGCAAGGCCAACCGCGCGCGCGGCTGGTCATGGAAGGAGTGGAGCGCACTGGCCGCCGTGCTGGCGCTGGGCATCGTGGCCGGCAAGTTCGGCCTGGCCTACCTGCAGGAGGACGACATCCGCGGCGACCTGGTCGCCAGCCACGACGGCATGCTGGTCGCACAAGGGCGGCTGGCCACCGCGCTGGAGCAGCAGCCCTCGGGCCAGGCGGCCTTGGCTGCCGCAGGCGCCCCGGCCAGCGTGGCGGGGCCGGTTCGCATCGGCATGTCGTTCGTCTCGACCGAGGGCAGCTATTGCCGCAGCTTCGCCAGCGCCAGCGGCGGCCAGCAGATCGACGGGCTGGCCTGCAAGGCGGGGCAGGAATGGCGCATCCCGGTGCTGGTACAGAATCCCCGGCCAGCCGGCGGCGAGCGGGCCGCCCAGGCCGATGCGATGCCGTCGCAGGTGGAGTTGTCGATCGAGCAGCGCATGTCCGGCGAGGCGCTCGATGCCAAGGCGGAGCAGGGCGCCATGCAGAAGAACTGGCAGCGCTGAACTGGCAGCGCTGAACTGTCAGCATTGACCGCCAAAGAAAAAGGCACCCAGCGGTGCCTTTTTCACGTGTGGCGATTACTTCTTTTCGTCGTCGTCATCGTCGTCCGAGCCGAACGCGGCCTTGCCCACGTAGACGACACCCTTGCCGGCCGCCACGCCCACGTCGACGGCGGTCGAGGCGACGGTCACACCAGCGCCGACCACCGCGCCCGTCACGGCAACCACCGCGCAGCCCGACAGCAGGCTTGACGCCACCAGCATGGCGACCAGCGTGCGCATCACACGCCCAGCAGTTCGACGTCGAAGATCAGGGTCGCGTTCGGCGGAATCACGCCGCCGGCGCCGCGCGCGCCGTAGCCCAGGTCGGCCGGGATGATCAGCTGGCGGGTGCCGCCCACTTTCATGCCTTGCACGCCTTCGTCCCAGCCGCGGATCACCATGCCGGCGCCCAGCGCGAACTCGAACGGGTCGTTGCGGTCCTTGCTGGAATCGAACTTGGCGCCCTTGCTGCCGTCGTCGTTGCGCAGCCAGCCGGTGTAGTGCACGGTGACGTTCTGGCCGGCTTTCGCCTCGGCGCCGCTGCCCACGACGACGTCGTCGTACTGCAGGCCGGATGGGGTGGTGGTGATGGACATGATGTTCCTTTGTTGTGTCAGTGAGCTGCCGATTGTAGTGCAAGCAAGGTCAAAGCGCCATGTGGGTCGGCATCGTTGAAAGGTCGTTGAAAGTCCAGCAACGGGGAGCGATGACGTTATGGAAAGGTCGTTGTTTTTCGCTTGAAACCGCGACTTAATCGCCCCTTAAATCTTGTCCTCCGTAACTATTGCTCAGGCGTTTAACCGTAAAATAGAGCCTTCTTCCCTCACTGGCGCACCCATCATGTTCCGCAGTATCCGTCGCGTTATGCTTTCCGCCTGCCTGCTGGCCGCGTTGCCGGCCGTCCAGGCCAATGTCGCCCCGTCCAGCCAGGGCAATGTCGTGGTCGTGCTGAACTCGCGCGATGCCACGGTCCAGCTGCTGGACCAGGCATCGTACAAGAGCGTGCAGACCTTCGCCGTCGGCAAGGAACCGCACCACCTGATGGCCACGCCGGACAACAAATCGCTGATCGTGGCCAGCTCCGCCGGCAACGAACTGGTGTTCCTGGACCCGAAGTCGGGCCAGGTACAGCGCACGATCAAGGACATCCTCGACCCGTACCAGATCGGCTTCACGCCGGACCAGAAGTGGTTCGTGGCGACGTCGCTGCGCCTGGATCGCGTCGACCTCTATAAGTACGACGGCAAGAATTTCACGCTGAGCAAGCGCCTGCCGATGGCCAAGCTGCCGAGCCACATCGCCTTCGACGCGAAGAGCTCGATGGCCTTCATCACGCAGCAGGGCAGCGACCAGGTCAGCGCCATCGACCTGGCCACGCAGACGGTCAAGTGGACCATGCCGGTCGGCAAACTGCCGGCCGGGATCACGATGACGCCGGACGATAAATACCTGCTGGTCGGCATCATGGGCAGCGACTACGTCGAGGTGATCGACTGGCGTACGCAGAAGACCGTCAAGCGCATCAAGGCCGGCGCCGGCACGCACAACTTCCGTGCCCAGGGCGACAACCGCTACACCTATGTGTCGAACCGGGTGTCGAACTCGATCAACATCATCGACCAGAAGACGCTGGAGAACGTGGGCCAGATCAACGTGCCGGGCGGCCCGGACTGCATGGAGATCACGGCCGACGGCAAGACCATGTGGGTCACGCTGCGCTGGATCAAGAAGGTCGCCGTGATCGATCTGGCGACCCGCAAGGTCGTCAAGTACATCCCGGTGGGCCGTTCGCCGCACGGCGTGTTCTTCGCCAATTCCTCCGCCCGCATGTAAGGTCCATGACCGCGACCGCGCGTTTCACCGTACTCTGCACCGCCGCCGCCCTGGCCCTGCCCGCCGCCTCCGCGCCGGCGGGCAGTGCGCCGGCACCCTCTACCTGACGTTCGACACCGGCAGCCAGTCGCAGGCCGAACTGATCGCCGCCACCCTGAAGCGGCACGACATCCGCGCCACCTTCTTCCTCGCCAACGAAAAAACGGTGCGGGGCGACTACTCGCTCGACCCGTCCTGGGCCGCCTTCTGGAAGGCGCGCGTGGCCGAAGGTCATGCGTTCGGCTCCCACACGTTCGACCACGTCTATTTCACCGGCGACGGCCCGCACGGCACCATCGGCGTCAAGCCGCAATTCGGTCCCGCTGCCGGCCAGCGCGCGCGGTGGACGCCGGCCCAGTACTGCGCCGAGATCAAGCGGGTCGACGCGCGCTTTGCCGAACTGACGGGCCACCACCTCGATCCGATCTGGCGCGCTCCCGGCGGCAAGGTGTCAGGGCGTACAATAGCGGCCGCGCACAACTGCGGCTACGCCCACGTGGGCTGGGCGCCGGCCGGCTTTTCCGGCGACGAGCTCTCCAGCAGCGCGTTTCCCAACGCGGTGCTGCTGAAGAAGTCGCTGGAGAATTTGCGTGACGGCGACGTCTTCATGGCCCACATGGGGATCTGGTCGCGCCGCGACCCGTGGGCGCCGGCCAACCTGGAGCCGCTGATCGCCGGGCTGGAAAAGAAGGGCTTCTGCTTTGCCACCTTGCGCGAGCATCCCGGCTTCGGCAAGGGCAGTACCATCAACGTAACGAAATAAGAACAATATGATTCATCTGCTGACCGAATGGTTCGCGCAGGCGCAGGGCTGGCTGTTCCAGTCCGTGATCGAACCGGCCATGTTCTATGCCGGCCTGGCGGACTTCCTCGACGATGCCTTCGAAGGCACCGAATGGTTCCTGATCGGCCTGTGCGAACTGCTGCTGATCTTCCTCGTGCTGCGGCCGCTCGAAGCGCTGGTGCCGGTGCACGGCTTCACCGACCGGCGCGCGCGCTGGAACGATTTCGTCTACACCTTGCTGCACCGGCTGGGCTTTTTCCCCGTGCTGATCTTCTTCACGGTCGATCCGCTGATGGATTGCGTGGCCGGCTGGCTGCGGCTGGAGAATGTGCGGCCGTTCAACCTGGAAAACCTGGCGCCGGACATGAGCCCGCTGGTCAGCTTCGCCATCTATTTCGTGGTGCTGGACTTCTTCGATTACTGGTTCCACCGCGCCCAGCACCATTTCCGCTGGTGGTGGGGCCTGCATAGCCTCCACCACAGCCAGCAGAACATGAACCTGTGGAGCGACGACCGCAACCACGTGCTGGACGACCTGCTGCGCGACGTCTACATGGCCCTGATCGCCCTGGCCATCGGCGTACCCCCCGGCCAGTACGTGCTGCTGGTATCGCTGTCGCGCATCCTGCAAAGCCTGCAGCATGCCAACGTGCGCATCCACTTCGGCCGCGTCGGCGAGCGTCTGCTGGTGTCGCCGCGCTACCACCGCATGCACCACGCGGTCGGCGCCGGCCACGAATCGAACGGTAAGGGCAGCCTGGGCGGCTGCAACTTCGCCGTGCTGCTGCCGGTGTGGGACATCGTGTTCGGCACCGCCAATTTCACGCCGCGCTTCGCCCACACGGGCGTGCGCGACCAGCTGCCGCGCACCGCGCCGGACGGCACCGTCGTGCCGGGCCGCGACTACGGCCGCGGTTTCTGGCGCCAGCAGTGGCTCGGTTTGCGCCGGATGGTGGAGTTCACGCGCCGGAGGGCCGGCTGATGCGCGCCGTCGCCAACGCGTACGGCCGCGCCGTACTGTCGCAGCTGCACGTGCGCATGCTGGTGCTGTCGGCCATGCCGCTGGTGCTGTCGCTGCTGCTGTGGGGGCTGCTGCTGTATTTCGGCCTGCAGCCGCTGCTGGACTGGCTGCAGGCCAATTTTATCGACTACGAGATCTACCGCACCACCAGCGACTGGCTGGATCGTTTGCACCTGGGCTTCCTGAAGACCGTCGTGGTGCCGTTCTTTGCACTGCTGCTCTTGCTGCCGTTGATGATCCTGTCGGCGCTGCTGTTCATGAACATCGCGGCGATGCCGTTCATCGTGCGCCACGTGAGTGGCCGCCACTATCCGAAGCTCGAGCAGAAGCAGGGCGGCAGCATGCTGGGCGGCCTGCGCGCGGCGCTGTCCTCGTTTGCCGTCTTCATCGTGATCTGGCTGGCCACGCTGCCGTTGTATATTTTCCCGCCGCTGGCGATGATCTCGTCCACCTTGCTGTGGGGCTGGCTGACCAGCCGGGTGATGTCGTATGACGCGCTGGCCGACCACGCCAGCGAGGAAGAACGCCGCACCATCCAGCGCGAACGTCGGCGCGACCTCCTGGTGATGGGCCTCGTGTCCGGCGCCATGGGCGCGCTGCCGCCGCTGCTGATGGCCGCCAGCGCCGTGGCGATGGTGATATTGCTGCCGCTGGCGCTGGCCGTCATGATGTGGTTGTACGTGCTGATCTTCATCTTCACGGCGCTGTGGTTCCAGTACTATTGCCTGGAAGCGCTGGCGCAGCTGCGCGCGCGTGAGCAGGCCATTATCGGAGAGCAGGCATGAAGGAGCGGGCATGACCATCGGATTGATCATCATCGGCGACGAGATCCTGTCGGGCAAGCGGGTCGACCAGCATTTCCCGAAAGTGGTGCAGCTCTTGGCCGCGCGCGGCCTGCAACTGGGCTGGGCCGAATACCTGGGCGACGACCCCGAGCGCATCACGGCCACCTTGCGCCGCACCTTCGCCACCAGCGACATCGTGTTTTCCTGCGGCGGCATCGGCGCCACGCCGGACGACCACACGCGCCAGGCCGCCGCCGCGGCGCTGGGGCGGCCGCTGGTGCTGCATGAAGAGGGCCGCCGCAACATCGAGCAGCGCATCGTGCAGGTGGCGCGCGAGGCGGGCAAGGAAGCCGACCTGAACGCGCCGGAAAACCTGCAGCGCCTGAAGATGGCCGAATTCGCTGCAGGAGCGAGCTTGATCCCGAACCCCTACAACAACGTGGCCGGCTTTGCGCTCGGCACGCATTACTTCGTGCCGGGCTTCCCCGTGATGGCTTGGCCGATGATCGAATGGGTGCTCGATACCCACCACGCCGACCTGCACAACCGCGAAGCGCGCGCCGAACGATCCGTGCTGGTCTGGGAAGCGGCCGAATCGGCCCTGACACCGTTGATGGAGGCGCTGGAAAGCGCCTTCGCCGGCATCAAGGTGTTCAGCCTGCCCAGCGTGGGCGACGCCCACACGCGCCGTCACATCGAACTCGGGGTGAAGGGTGCGCCGGACCAGGTGGAGGTCGCCTTCGCACGCCTGTGCGCCGGGCTCGACGCCCTGCACGCCGAGTACTCGCCGCCGCCGGGATGACAACCGTGTGACCGTCGTGTGACAGCTTGCCGGCGCGTCAACCGACGGTGCGGATCACTCGTTGTTTTTTTGCGAAAAAGCCGGGGCCGCGTCAAATATTCGCCGGGTTGGGCTGTGCGCGTGGGGCCGATGTGGTGCAATGACGTTAGCGCGCTGCAACATGAGCCGCCGACGCGCCTGTCGCCGCCGCCACAAGCAACTGAAAAATGATGAGTAGTAAACTCGCGTAGCAATCAAACCATGTCTTCCCAAACCGATCAAGAGAGCCCGCGCCTGGACGACGAACAGCCGGCGACGCCGCCCCCCTCCGAACC from Pseudoduganella armeniaca includes the following:
- a CDS encoding HU family DNA-binding protein, with amino-acid sequence MKKGELIAEFAKRTEMSGAAANDAVNTLIAIVTERLKKGDTVGITGFGTFSVAKRAARKGRNPATGEAIKIAASKTPKFSAGATLKAAVNPTKKK
- a CDS encoding polysaccharide deacetylase family protein, whose product is MAATLKRHDIRATFFLANEKTVRGDYSLDPSWAAFWKARVAEGHAFGSHTFDHVYFTGDGPHGTIGVKPQFGPAAGQRARWTPAQYCAEIKRVDARFAELTGHHLDPIWRAPGGKVSGRTIAAAHNCGYAHVGWAPAGFSGDELSSSAFPNAVLLKKSLENLRDGDVFMAHMGIWSRRDPWAPANLEPLIAGLEKKGFCFATLREHPGFGKGSTINVTK
- a CDS encoding competence/damage-inducible protein A; translated protein: MTIGLIIIGDEILSGKRVDQHFPKVVQLLAARGLQLGWAEYLGDDPERITATLRRTFATSDIVFSCGGIGATPDDHTRQAAAAALGRPLVLHEEGRRNIEQRIVQVAREAGKEADLNAPENLQRLKMAEFAAGASLIPNPYNNVAGFALGTHYFVPGFPVMAWPMIEWVLDTHHADLHNREARAERSVLVWEAAESALTPLMEALESAFAGIKVFSLPSVGDAHTRRHIELGVKGAPDQVEVAFARLCAGLDALHAEYSPPPG
- a CDS encoding FKBP-type peptidyl-prolyl cis-trans isomerase — encoded protein: MSITTTPSGLQYDDVVVGSGAEAKAGQNVTVHYTGWLRNDDGSKGAKFDSSKDRNDPFEFALGAGMVIRGWDEGVQGMKVGGTRQLIIPADLGYGARGAGGVIPPNATLIFDVELLGV
- a CDS encoding putative Na+/H+ antiporter; the encoded protein is METLVTPSTIDIAGAVLFAIAILHTFSAKVFERVAQRFPAHAGIWHLLGEVEVVFGFWALVLVVFIAAAAGQGDAIAYLDSRNFTEPLFVFVIMVIAATRPILQSTKAAVALAARALPLPGSMAFVLLVLTVVPLLGSFITEPAAMTLGALILAERLYAGGISERLKYAILGVLFVNVSIGGTLTPYAAPPVLMVAAKWHWDLPFMLAHIGWKAALAVTVNALGVTLLFARELKAHRPAPAAPQERVPLPLVLVHVAFLAGVVVFSHHPAVFFGLFLFFLGVAQAYERFQDRLILREGLLVAFFLAGLVVLGGKQQWWLQQALMSMSSDAVYYGATALTAITDNAALTYLGSLVEGLSDEFKYALVTGAVTGGGLTVIANAPNPAGMSILKGYFDLETVSALGLFLAALAPTLVAIAAFRLL
- a CDS encoding polyhydroxyalkanoic acid system family protein, with the protein product MINIIQEHNLAPDAARAAAEQVAQKLAKEFDLVCNWHGDVLKFERSGVEGALTLLPQQAQMQIKLGMLYGAFAPAIQSKVAEKMRKVFAAA
- a CDS encoding protealysin inhibitor emfourin — protein: MKIVATGSGGFAGLTRRHEVDTSASADGPALEAALAASGFCAAGPTVQAQASGADLLRWTITVEADGRRHSVTFIQDGSPASAPWERLLARILAA
- a CDS encoding EI24 domain-containing protein, whose protein sequence is MRAVANAYGRAVLSQLHVRMLVLSAMPLVLSLLLWGLLLYFGLQPLLDWLQANFIDYEIYRTTSDWLDRLHLGFLKTVVVPFFALLLLLPLMILSALLFMNIAAMPFIVRHVSGRHYPKLEQKQGGSMLGGLRAALSSFAVFIVIWLATLPLYIFPPLAMISSTLLWGWLTSRVMSYDALADHASEEERRTIQRERRRDLLVMGLVSGAMGALPPLLMAASAVAMVILLPLALAVMMWLYVLIFIFTALWFQYYCLEALAQLRAREQAIIGEQA
- a CDS encoding sterol desaturase family protein, whose translation is MIHLLTEWFAQAQGWLFQSVIEPAMFYAGLADFLDDAFEGTEWFLIGLCELLLIFLVLRPLEALVPVHGFTDRRARWNDFVYTLLHRLGFFPVLIFFTVDPLMDCVAGWLRLENVRPFNLENLAPDMSPLVSFAIYFVVLDFFDYWFHRAQHHFRWWWGLHSLHHSQQNMNLWSDDRNHVLDDLLRDVYMALIALAIGVPPGQYVLLVSLSRILQSLQHANVRIHFGRVGERLLVSPRYHRMHHAVGAGHESNGKGSLGGCNFAVLLPVWDIVFGTANFTPRFAHTGVRDQLPRTAPDGTVVPGRDYGRGFWRQQWLGLRRMVEFTRRRAG
- a CDS encoding YVTN family beta-propeller repeat protein translates to MFRSIRRVMLSACLLAALPAVQANVAPSSQGNVVVVLNSRDATVQLLDQASYKSVQTFAVGKEPHHLMATPDNKSLIVASSAGNELVFLDPKSGQVQRTIKDILDPYQIGFTPDQKWFVATSLRLDRVDLYKYDGKNFTLSKRLPMAKLPSHIAFDAKSSMAFITQQGSDQVSAIDLATQTVKWTMPVGKLPAGITMTPDDKYLLVGIMGSDYVEVIDWRTQKTVKRIKAGAGTHNFRAQGDNRYTYVSNRVSNSINIIDQKTLENVGQINVPGGPDCMEITADGKTMWVTLRWIKKVAVIDLATRKVVKYIPVGRSPHGVFFANSSARM
- a CDS encoding anti-sigma factor family protein, encoding MTFSDETLMAYADGELDAATRHAVEAACARDVALARRVEHYKMRRANVFAGFAPGDDGGGQRMRTMRQPRSATVVSLDAVRARREASQQAARKANRARGWSWKEWSALAAVLALGIVAGKFGLAYLQEDDIRGDLVASHDGMLVAQGRLATALEQQPSGQAALAAAGAPASVAGPVRIGMSFVSTEGSYCRSFASASGGQQIDGLACKAGQEWRIPVLVQNPRPAGGERAAQADAMPSQVELSIEQRMSGEALDAKAEQGAMQKNWQR
- a CDS encoding acyl-CoA-binding protein, producing the protein MSLQAQFDQAMADSKNLPERPDNMTLLKIYALYKQGSAGDVTGERPGMTDFVNRAKYDAWAGLKGTSQEDAQQQYIDLIEELKG